From one Planctomycetia bacterium genomic stretch:
- a CDS encoding sigma-70 family RNA polymerase sigma factor, translating to MPPEADLATQDLPSDERAILERLRAGDAAAFEQLVRDHGGRMLSVTRRFLGSEEDAQDAVQEAFLSAFKALDRFEGQSRLGTWLHRIAVNAALMKLRTRKSRPAEHSGDELLPKFLEDGHHATPASEWRDGGLAALEKAETKDLVRRSIDALPESYRIVLLLRDIEERDTDETAKLLGMTSNAVKTRLHRARQALRALLDPHLRGGL from the coding sequence GTGCCGCCGGAAGCCGATCTTGCCACCCAGGACTTACCGTCCGACGAGCGGGCCATTCTAGAGCGACTGCGGGCAGGCGACGCCGCGGCGTTCGAGCAGCTCGTGCGGGACCATGGCGGGCGGATGCTGTCGGTCACCCGACGGTTCCTCGGCAGCGAAGAGGACGCCCAGGACGCGGTCCAGGAGGCCTTCCTGTCCGCCTTCAAGGCCCTCGACCGCTTCGAGGGACAGTCTCGGCTTGGCACCTGGCTTCACCGGATCGCCGTGAACGCGGCCTTGATGAAACTCAGAACCCGGAAATCCCGTCCGGCGGAGCATTCGGGCGACGAGCTGCTGCCCAAGTTTCTGGAAGATGGGCATCATGCGACGCCAGCCTCGGAATGGCGCGACGGCGGCTTGGCGGCGCTGGAAAAGGCGGAAACCAAGGATCTGGTCCGCCGCTCGATCGACGCTCTGCCCGAAAGCTACCGTATCGTATTGCTGCTCCGGGACATCGAAGAACGAGACACCGACGAAACCGCGAAACTCCTCGGCATGACCTCGAACGCCGTCAAAACCCGACTTCATCGAGCCAGGCAGGCCCTCCGTGCGCTCCTCGATCCCCATTTGCGAGGAGGCCTGTAA
- the cmk gene encoding (d)CMP kinase → MIVTIDGPAGAGKSSASRELAKRLGFRFLDTGAMYRAVALAAMRRGHDWDQAEVLAELAQSVRIELTDSQVLLDGEDVSRKIRTMEVTSLTHFAANNSGVRRRMVELQRQAAGTDNVVTEGRDQGTVVFPQAECKIFLTASPEERARRRLLDLERNGEHVTFEEVLARQTERDERDSARVDGPLRQADDAIEFCTDNLSEEEVVDGLARIVESRMAAT, encoded by the coding sequence ATGATCGTCACCATTGATGGACCGGCCGGGGCCGGAAAAAGCTCCGCCTCGCGCGAACTGGCGAAGCGGCTCGGCTTCCGCTTTCTCGACACCGGCGCGATGTACCGCGCCGTGGCCCTGGCCGCGATGCGCCGCGGGCATGATTGGGATCAAGCCGAGGTGCTCGCGGAGTTGGCGCAATCGGTCCGCATCGAACTAACCGATTCGCAAGTGTTGCTCGACGGCGAGGACGTCTCACGGAAGATTCGCACCATGGAAGTCACGTCGCTCACGCATTTCGCGGCCAACAACTCCGGCGTCCGACGGCGCATGGTGGAATTGCAGCGGCAAGCGGCCGGAACCGACAACGTCGTCACCGAAGGCCGCGACCAAGGCACCGTCGTTTTCCCGCAGGCGGAATGCAAAATCTTCCTGACCGCCAGCCCTGAGGAACGCGCGCGGCGACGACTGCTCGACCTCGAGCGCAACGGCGAACACGTCACGTTCGAAGAAGTGCTCGCCAGGCAAACGGAACGCGACGAACGGGACTCCGCGCGGGTCGACGGGCCCTTGCGTCAGGCCGATGACGCAATCGAGTTCTGCACGGACAACCTCTCAGAAGAAGAAGTCGTCGACGGCCTGGCTCGCATCGTGGAATCACGCATGGCCGCGACATGA
- a CDS encoding lysophospholipid acyltransferase family protein, which yields MSSHQRSLPKRIWYDSLRVLCRIVFLVVYRIRCEGREHIPREGGALVLANHQSHLDPIIVGLGCDRRMNYLARETLFRFPPFRWLIHSLDAIPIDREGLGLNGLKETLRRIKRGELVVMFPEGTRTPDGEVHALKPGFSALARRLNVPLVPVGVDGAFDAWPRTRMFPRFGRIHVEYGAPILPEEILQFEDRELVAEVERRIRACHARARQQLRRMNGHRLDLVRVPE from the coding sequence ATGAGCAGCCACCAACGGTCACTGCCGAAACGCATCTGGTACGACTCGCTGCGCGTTCTCTGCCGCATCGTATTTCTCGTCGTGTATCGCATTCGCTGCGAGGGGCGCGAGCACATTCCGCGCGAAGGGGGCGCCCTCGTCCTCGCGAATCACCAGAGCCATCTCGATCCGATCATCGTCGGCCTGGGCTGCGATCGGCGGATGAATTACCTGGCGCGCGAAACGTTGTTTCGCTTCCCGCCGTTTCGATGGTTGATCCATTCGCTCGATGCGATCCCCATCGACCGCGAGGGCTTGGGACTCAACGGGTTGAAAGAAACCTTGCGGCGCATCAAACGCGGCGAACTGGTCGTGATGTTTCCGGAGGGTACGCGCACGCCGGACGGCGAGGTGCATGCCTTGAAGCCCGGCTTTAGCGCGCTCGCGCGGCGGTTGAATGTGCCGCTCGTGCCCGTCGGCGTGGACGGGGCGTTCGACGCCTGGCCGCGCACCAGGATGTTCCCGCGTTTCGGTCGGATTCACGTCGAGTACGGCGCGCCGATCTTGCCGGAGGAGATTCTCCAGTTTGAGGATCGCGAACTAGTGGCCGAAGTGGAACGCCGCATTCGCGCCTGCCACGCCAGAGCCCGCCAACAATTGCGGCGCATGAACGGACATCGCCTGGACCTGGTACGGGTGCCGGAATGA
- a CDS encoding endonuclease/exonuclease/phosphatase family protein, translating into MATCVDSSTASYAKLTDLRGLKWENQVTNLHQAVAIALLTLIANAAVATEPLRLRILSYNIHHAEGVDGKLDVPRIADVIQSVEPDLVALQEVDKKVQRTQSVDQPAELARLTKMHVAFGANIELQGGHYGNAVLSKFPIVRHENHQLPNIDAGEQRGVIEAEINVSETSPPFLLYATHLDYRADDRERLASAQKINERAARHSDRPALLAGDLNDTSDSKTLERLASHWTRANVQPLATTPVDQPTRQIDFVLFRPQQSWKVIDVKVLDEAVASDHRAIFAVLELVPGK; encoded by the coding sequence ATGGCGACCTGCGTTGACTCATCGACGGCGTCCTATGCGAAACTGACCGACCTGCGCGGATTGAAGTGGGAGAACCAAGTGACAAATCTGCATCAAGCCGTCGCCATCGCATTACTGACGCTGATCGCGAACGCAGCAGTCGCCACGGAACCGCTTCGTTTACGCATCCTTAGCTACAACATTCACCACGCGGAAGGCGTTGACGGCAAACTGGATGTGCCAAGGATCGCTGATGTTATTCAATCGGTCGAACCCGACCTGGTGGCGCTCCAAGAGGTCGACAAGAAGGTACAGCGCACACAGTCGGTAGACCAACCGGCGGAGTTGGCACGGCTGACCAAAATGCACGTCGCGTTTGGCGCCAACATCGAACTGCAAGGCGGTCACTACGGCAACGCGGTGCTTTCCAAGTTCCCCATCGTTCGCCATGAGAATCATCAGCTGCCCAACATCGACGCCGGAGAACAGCGGGGAGTCATCGAAGCGGAAATCAATGTGTCGGAGACGAGCCCGCCTTTCCTGCTTTACGCCACGCATCTGGACTATCGCGCCGACGACCGGGAACGCCTGGCATCGGCCCAGAAGATCAACGAACGGGCAGCCCGGCATTCAGATCGCCCGGCACTGCTAGCTGGCGACCTGAACGACACGTCGGATAGCAAGACCCTCGAGCGGCTCGCTTCACACTGGACCCGGGCGAACGTGCAGCCCCTCGCTACGACGCCCGTCGATCAGCCGACCCGGCAAATCGACTTTGTTCTGTTTCGCCCGCAACAAAGTTGGAAAGTAATCGACGTGAAGGTGCTCGACGAAGCTGTTGCATCCGATCATCGGGCGATCTTCGCCGTACTGGAACTCGTACCAGGCAAGTGA
- a CDS encoding DUF1080 domain-containing protein — protein MIVHLCLSVACILFNFGDGDPAPRSLFNGRDLTGWHADVPELDDTPDGKPVFIVRDSKLVSLGTPGGHLITDEVFDNYRLEVEYRFVGEPGNCGVLVHASKPRMLYKMFPQSIEVQMHHTNAGDFWCIGEDITVPDMEQRRGPKENWGATEGKERRILNLTDESEKPVGEWNSMVIECSGDQVKVWVNDDLVNHGTNCTASKGQIAIQAEGSEVEFRKVQLTPLEK, from the coding sequence ATGATCGTGCATCTTTGTCTGTCGGTGGCATGCATCCTGTTTAACTTCGGCGACGGCGATCCGGCGCCCCGCAGTTTGTTCAACGGGCGCGACTTAACGGGTTGGCACGCGGACGTCCCGGAATTGGACGATACGCCCGACGGCAAGCCTGTGTTCATCGTGCGGGACAGCAAACTCGTCAGCCTTGGCACGCCGGGCGGCCATTTGATTACCGACGAGGTGTTCGACAATTATCGACTGGAGGTCGAGTATCGGTTTGTGGGCGAACCGGGGAACTGCGGCGTGCTGGTTCACGCATCAAAGCCGCGGATGCTCTATAAAATGTTTCCCCAGTCGATCGAAGTTCAAATGCATCACACGAACGCCGGCGATTTCTGGTGCATCGGCGAAGACATCACGGTGCCGGACATGGAACAACGACGCGGACCCAAGGAAAACTGGGGCGCCACGGAAGGAAAGGAACGACGGATCCTGAATCTCACGGACGAATCGGAAAAGCCCGTCGGCGAGTGGAACTCGATGGTGATCGAATGCAGCGGGGATCAAGTGAAGGTGTGGGTCAATGACGACTTGGTCAACCACGGCACGAATTGCACCGCGTCAAAGGGGCAAATCGCTATCCAGGCGGAAGGCTCCGAAGTGGAGTTTCGGAAAGTACAATTGACGCCGCTAGAGAAATAG